TTTACCTGCTCTTTTCTTCTTTCTTCTGTTAGAGCTGGGAATTGAATTCTAATTAGGTTTCCATCATTTGATGGAGTTAGTCCTAAATTTGCATTGATGATTGATTTTTCAATTTCACTTATAAGTGTTTTATCAAATGGTTGAATTTGAAGTAATCGAGCCTCTGGAGTTGAGATTTGCCCAACCTGATTAACTGGAGTTGGAGCTCCATAATACTCAACCATAACACCATCAAGAACAGATGCTGATGCACGTCCAGTTCTTACTTTTGTCAGTTGATGCTTTAGAGAATCAATTGCTTTTGACATATCTGTTTCAAGGCCAGCTTTAATTTCATTAATCATTTTACACCTCTTATTTAATAACTTTTGTTCCTATTGCTTCACCTCTTACGGCCTTTGCAATATTTCCATTTTCAAACATATTAAATACCACAATTTCCATCTCATTATCCATACAAAGTGAGATAGCGGCAGAATCCATAACTTTGATTCCCTTATTTAATACATCGATATATTTTAATTGATCGAACTTAACTGCGTCATCATATTTCATAGGATCTTTATCATAAATTCCGTCAACTTTTGTTGCTTTAAAGATTACCTGTGCGTCAATTTCATTAGCTCTTAACGCTGCCGCTGTATCAGTTGTAAAATATGGATTACCTGTTCCAGCTGCAAAGATAACAACGCGTTTCTTTTCTAAATGCCTTTCAGCGCGACGTCTGATATATGGCTCACAAATCTCTTGCATATCAATAGCTGACATAACTCTTGTAAACACACCTTTTTGCTCTAACGAGTCTTGCATTGCAAGTGCATTTATAACAGTGGCCAGCATTCCCATATGGTCAGATGAAGTACGATCCATTCCTCTAGTTGCTCCAGCTACACCGCGGTGAATATTTCCTCCACCAACAACGATAGCTACTTCAACACCCATCTCTACAAGATCTTTAACTTCCTCTGAGATTTGATTTAGAACATCGTGTGTAACACCGTAACCAGCTTCCCCTGCTAAAGCTTCACCTGATAGCTTTAATAGAATTCTTTTATATTTCATAAGTCCCCAAAACCTTGCAAAAAAAAAGGGCTTATAAAAGCCCTTTTCTTATATTTAGTAATTATTTTTACTGTTGAGTCATCTTAGCAACTTCGTCTGCTAAGTTATCTTCTTTCTTCTCAATCCCTTCACCAAGGTTGATTTTATGGAAAGCTTTTACAGTAATGTTACCACCAACTTTACCTGCTACATCAGCAACAAGTTTCTTGATAGTGAAGTCTGGGTTCTTGATGAATACTTGCTCAACAAGACAAACTTCTTTAGCAAGTTTTCCTAGTTTACCTTTAACGATCTGATCGATCATGTTCTCAGGCTTCCCTTCTTCTTTAAGTTGTGCACGGTAAACTTCTTCTTCTCTCTTCTTGTATGACTCATCAATGTCATCAGAAGTTAAGAAAGTTGGAGCAGCAGCTGCAACGTGCATTGCGATATCTTTTGCAAGTTCCGCAACTTCTGGAGCATCGGCCTTATCAGTATCTAGATCAACTAGAACACCAATTTTTCCACCGTGGTTATATGAACCAAGAACACCTGTAGTTTCAACTGCAGAGAATCTTCTTAGATCAATCTTCTCACCACATTTCATAGTAAGTTCAGTTGTTTCAGCATTTTTAGCTTCTTTAAGTTCATCAACAGAACCAGGCTTGTTAGCAAGAGTCCATTCAGCAACTGATTTTGCGAAACCTTGGAAGTCGTCACCTTTTGCAACGAAGTCTGTTTCACAGTTAACTTCAAGGATTACACCTTTGTTACCATCAACTACAGATACTACAGTACCTTCAGCAGCAACACGGCTTGCTTTTTTAGCAGCTTTTGCTAGACCTTTAGTTCTTAGGAAATCAACTGCCGCTTCTAGGTCTCCGTTTGTTTCTGTAAGAGCTTTCTTACAGTCCATCATACCTGCACCAGTTTTTTCTCTTAATTCTTTAACAGCGCTTGCCGTAATAGCCATCTTATACCTCGCTAATTATGATTTAATTATTCTTCTTCACCAGCTAAATCAATATCGTTCTCGTACTTAGAAAGAATTTCTTCTTCTAGAGCTTTATCGGCAGCTTTAGTTCCTGCAGCAGCTTTAGTCTTTCCACCACTTGCAGAGATCGCACCAGCGAAGTACTCAGAGAATAGAGTAATTGATTTGATTGCATCATCGTTACCTGGAACAATGTAGTCAACACCTTCTGGGTTACAGTTAGTATCAACGATTGCAACAACAGGAATACCTAGCTTGTTAGCTTCTTTTACTGCAATTCTTTCGTTATTTGGATCAACGATAACAACTGCACCTGGAAGCTTTCTCATATCCTTGATACCACCAAGGTTTTTCTCAAGCTTTTCAACTTCTTTTCCAACTTTGATTCTTTCTTTCTTAGTTAGAAGCTCGAAGTCACCTGTTTCTTTCATCTTTTCAACTTTTCTTAGTTTATCGATTGAAAGATTAATTGTTTTGTAGTTTGTAAGCATCCCACCTAGCCATCTGTTAGTTACGTAGTAAGCTCCACAAGAAGCAGCAGCATTCTTTACTGTTTCAGATGCTTGTCTTTTTGTAGCTACGAAAAGAATTGGCTTACCTTCAGAAGCAGTCTTCTTTAGGAAATCGTGAGCTTTCTTTGCCATTGGAATTGTTTTAGCAAGATCTAAGATGTAGATACCGTTTCTTTCACCAAATACATATGGCTTCATTTTTGGGTTCCACTTGTGTGTTTGGTGACCGAAGTGAGCACCAGCTTTTAATAGATCATTGATGTTTAATTCTGACATTATTACTCCTAAGTTGGTTAATTACACTAACTCGAACCGAACGGACCAACCCTTCGAGCAGCTGTTTATTTCGCGATATTGCGATGGTGCATTTTTAACACGATGACTTCAGGGATTCAATATTTTTTTGTAATATTTTTAAGGATGTATAGGCCTTGAACTAGACTCGCACAAGGCCTTTCGAGATTATAATGATGCCGAATTACCATCGACGAGGACGCGACGCGGCTTAGCCCCTTGAGCAGGACCAACTACACCACGCTTTTCGAGTTCCTCAATAAGATTTGCTGCTCGGTTATAACCAATTCTCAATCTTCTTTGTAACATTGAGGCTGACGCTGAGCGTGACTCCATGACAATTTTTACCGCATCATCATAAAGTGCATCTCCAGAGTTCGATGAAGATGGAGTCGAGATATGAGAACCATATGTATAATCATCTGTTTCAACCTCTCCACCATTCTCAAGAAATTCCATTGCTTTTTCATCAAAGCCTGGCTCAAGTGCTTCTAACTTATTAGTTAGTGCTTCAATTTCATTTTCATCAACATATGAAGAGTGAACACGTTGTGTATTAATTCCGTGTTTATATAGCATATCCCCTTTACCAAGAAGTCTTTCTGCTCCTATTTTATCAAGAATAGTACTTGAGTCCGTACGAGATGAAACCCTAAAGGCAACACGAGTTGGGAAATTAGACTTGATAACACCAGTAATAACATCAACTGATGGTCTCTGAGTTGCTAATACTAAGTGGATACCGGCAGCACGAGCTTTTGCAGCAATACGTGCAATATTATTTTCAATTTCTTTCCCAGCTTTTGTAAGTACGAGGTCTGCAAACTCATCAACAATAATAACAATATAAGGAAGTTCGTAATTTTCAGCTGTCGTATCCTCATAGTGATGATGAATTTTTGCCAGCATCTCCGGTGTCGCACGCTTAAGCTTTTCGTTGAATCCAGAAATATTTCTAACACCAAAATCTGCAAGAATTGAATAACGTCGATCCATCTCTTGGCAGGCCCACAATAATGAAATTGATGCTGTTTTGGCATCTGTCACAACAGGCATCAATAAGTGAGGTAGTTTCTTATAAAGTGCCATTTCTAGTTGTTTAGGGTCAATAAGAATTAACTTCATTTTCTCAGGTGACTTCTTCACAAGAAGAGAAACGAGTAGAGAGTTAATAAATACTGACTTACCGGCCCCTGTTGCACCAGCAACTAACATGTGTGGACAAGTCGCTAAGTCGATAACAAATGAGTCTCCGAATGCATTCTTCCCCATTGCAATTGGAAGAGAGTATTTAGAGTCTTGAAACTCTTGAGAACTTAAAACCTCATCTAAATATATGATATCACGAGGATTTCTAGGGACTTCAATACCAACGGTATCCTTACCAGACATCGCTGGAACAACCCTAATTGGGGCACCATAAAGGGCCAGAGATAAATCATCTGCTAATCCCGTAATTTTTGAAACCTTAACACCTGCACCTGGTCGGTACTCAAAAGTATCAACAACAGGACCTTTTAGTACGTTTACAATTTCACCTTCAATTTTGAATTCTGTAAGCTTTGATTCTAGAAGTGTAATAATTTGTTCAAAGTAAGCTTTATCTGGCTCATTTGAAACCTTATCAACAGTACTTTCTTTTGCCGTATCAACAATATCAAAATATTGATTATCATTTTCACTATCAGCGATTCTATTTAAAGGTGCAGTAACATGGATCTTCTTAACCTGAGGCTCTCTTTGCGGTGATTTCTCTTCACTAGAAGCCTGTTGTTGCTGAAGATCGACTTGCTCAGCCTTTTGACTTTCATCTACTTTATCCTGCATATTAGTATTTGCAGTTAAAGTAGGCTTGATAATAGCATCTTCAATATCCTCATCTTTTGAATCATCTGATACATCATCGTCTTTTTTAGATTTTAAAATAGATGGAGTTTTAATTTTATTCAAAGAATCAAATAAGCCACTTTTTTCTTTTTTATCTTTTTTAGAGTCATCTTTAAGAATATTATCCATTCTCCTTTTTAGACTATTATCGTGCTCAATCTGAGCAATCGATTCTTTTTTAGCTAAGGGAGCAAGAAGGACCTGCTTAGCTTTCACTGTTTTGGCCGGTACAGATTTAGCAAAATAGAATGTTTTTACAATAGAATCCTTAAATCCAGTTCTGAAAGTCCCAAATAGAAAGGCAACAAAAGCTGCTGCTGTATAGATAGATAACCAAAGTGTTGTGAATCCATTTTTAAATGCGTATTGAAGGCCAAATCCTAAACTGTCTTGGA
This sequence is a window from Halobacteriovorax vibrionivorans. Protein-coding genes within it:
- the rpsB gene encoding 30S ribosomal protein S2 — its product is MSELNINDLLKAGAHFGHQTHKWNPKMKPYVFGERNGIYILDLAKTIPMAKKAHDFLKKTASEGKPILFVATKRQASETVKNAAASCGAYYVTNRWLGGMLTNYKTINLSIDKLRKVEKMKETGDFELLTKKERIKVGKEVEKLEKNLGGIKDMRKLPGAVVIVDPNNERIAVKEANKLGIPVVAIVDTNCNPEGVDYIVPGNDDAIKSITLFSEYFAGAISASGGKTKAAAGTKAADKALEEEILSKYENDIDLAGEEE
- the pyrH gene encoding UMP kinase; translation: MKYKRILLKLSGEALAGEAGYGVTHDVLNQISEEVKDLVEMGVEVAIVVGGGNIHRGVAGATRGMDRTSSDHMGMLATVINALAMQDSLEQKGVFTRVMSAIDMQEICEPYIRRRAERHLEKKRVVIFAAGTGNPYFTTDTAAALRANEIDAQVIFKATKVDGIYDKDPMKYDDAVKFDQLKYIDVLNKGIKVMDSAAISLCMDNEMEIVVFNMFENGNIAKAVRGEAIGTKVIK
- the tsf gene encoding translation elongation factor Ts — encoded protein: MAITASAVKELREKTGAGMMDCKKALTETNGDLEAAVDFLRTKGLAKAAKKASRVAAEGTVVSVVDGNKGVILEVNCETDFVAKGDDFQGFAKSVAEWTLANKPGSVDELKEAKNAETTELTMKCGEKIDLRRFSAVETTGVLGSYNHGGKIGVLVDLDTDKADAPEVAELAKDIAMHVAAAAPTFLTSDDIDESYKKREEEVYRAQLKEEGKPENMIDQIVKGKLGKLAKEVCLVEQVFIKNPDFTIKKLVADVAGKVGGNITVKAFHKINLGEGIEKKEDNLADEVAKMTQQ
- the frr gene encoding ribosome recycling factor, producing MINEIKAGLETDMSKAIDSLKHQLTKVRTGRASASVLDGVMVEYYGAPTPVNQVGQISTPEARLLQIQPFDKTLISEIEKSIINANLGLTPSNDGNLIRIQFPALTEERRKEQVKEIKKIGEDSKIQIRNARRDGNETVKKAEKAKEISEDDSKKFQAEIQTVTDKFTKQVDEIVAGKEKELLTL
- a CDS encoding DNA translocase FtsK; protein product: MKKNILKTQLLILFVLTLFSFTSFYFGNDLPDNYFTITSENSGNILSYYFFSLVKLASYFSGPWILIPFFIFSICHTFIYDKREYLVDVLNFFPLVFVSGSLSFLFFQDSLGFGLQYAFKNGFTTLWLSIYTAAAFVAFLFGTFRTGFKDSIVKTFYFAKSVPAKTVKAKQVLLAPLAKKESIAQIEHDNSLKRRMDNILKDDSKKDKKEKSGLFDSLNKIKTPSILKSKKDDDVSDDSKDEDIEDAIIKPTLTANTNMQDKVDESQKAEQVDLQQQQASSEEKSPQREPQVKKIHVTAPLNRIADSENDNQYFDIVDTAKESTVDKVSNEPDKAYFEQIITLLESKLTEFKIEGEIVNVLKGPVVDTFEYRPGAGVKVSKITGLADDLSLALYGAPIRVVPAMSGKDTVGIEVPRNPRDIIYLDEVLSSQEFQDSKYSLPIAMGKNAFGDSFVIDLATCPHMLVAGATGAGKSVFINSLLVSLLVKKSPEKMKLILIDPKQLEMALYKKLPHLLMPVVTDAKTASISLLWACQEMDRRYSILADFGVRNISGFNEKLKRATPEMLAKIHHHYEDTTAENYELPYIVIIVDEFADLVLTKAGKEIENNIARIAAKARAAGIHLVLATQRPSVDVITGVIKSNFPTRVAFRVSSRTDSSTILDKIGAERLLGKGDMLYKHGINTQRVHSSYVDENEIEALTNKLEALEPGFDEKAMEFLENGGEVETDDYTYGSHISTPSSSNSGDALYDDAVKIVMESRSASASMLQRRLRIGYNRAANLIEELEKRGVVGPAQGAKPRRVLVDGNSASL